The sequence CTTATGGCCCGTAACAAAGGTGATATGGATGAGGCGCTTCGATTAAAAGAGAAAGCTCGGAGTATGTGGGACAAATCAGAGGCTTCCTACAATGACACAAAGAAATTGGCGTCCAACTATGTGCAGACCCATCATCAAATGGGATTGCTTTATGTCAAACGGGCGGAGCAAGCCGCTCAATGGGGCGAAAATGCGTTGGCGAAAGAGCTTTATCAAAAGGCTCTTGAAAATTTTTATCTCTACAAAAAACTGGACCCTATTTTTGTCCCCAATTACGACCGCATCGTTCAGATTCTGTTGATGGACGGCAAGGTTCAGGAATCCATCGAACTCTACAAAGAAGCTCTTTTTAATAATGAGGAAATGACTCGAACCATTCATAAATGGACTTACAGAGATCGTGTGGCTGCTATCTCTATTAGTTTGGCCAAGCTCCATTTCAACCAAGTGGCACATTTGCCGAACCCGTTCAATCCACCCATGCCCCAGGTTCAAGAAGCCATCAAATACTTTCAAAAAGCTGTGGAGAGCGAGCCCAACAATCTAGAAGGTTGGAAAGGGCTCGGGTTTATGCTGGAGAAAACAGGTCGCGGCGCCGAGGCACAAGCGGCCTATAAAAAAGCCCTCGAGCTCTCCCCCAACGATCCAGATTTAAAAATGAAATGAGCCGGGTTTCAAAAAAAGAAACTCAAATTTCCCCCGCCAAAGTTTCTGTTGTTGAGAAGGGCATCTATGCCCTGTTGGGTTTGCTGCATGTGCTTTCCGCCCTCTTTTTTTACACCAACCTTACGCGCAATCCATATTTCACGCAAATTGCCGCTCTTTATATTTTTATCGCTGTGATTGGCCTCCTCTGGGTGATTCAGGCCTGGAGCATGGGAACTTTTTCCATCCCCCAATTTGATTTTGATAAGCCCTTGTTTTTGTTTTTGGCGGTGGCTTTTGTATCAACAGTCTGGTCCTGGTGGTATCACTCGAGTTTGCGCCCGGGAATAGGTTATGAAGCCACCCGGGTTTGGATTTTTACGCTGGTCAACTGCGGCATGACCCTTTTTTTGCCGATGTTATTTTCCAAACCACTTCGGCCGGAATCCCCAAAAATTTCCATTTGGACGGATCTGTTTTTGGCCTTGGGATGGGGTCTTTTGTGGCTGGGTTTTCACTCCAATCGAGATCCCAATCCTACCCTTGTTATTTGGGACAGTTACGGCGGGTTCGTGTGGGTTTTGGGGGGGCTCTATGCCATCTTGAGAACAAGAAGGGGAGAAGCCATCGAATTTTTTCATGTTGTTTTTGCCGTGGCTTTTATCGCGGGGATTTATGGCCTGATGCAATATTTCGGTAAAGATTTGATTTGGAGCAGCCTGATCATGCCCTATGGCGGGCGACCCGTGTCCAGTTTCGGTAATCCCAATTTTCTCTCTTCTTACGTCATGATGGTCTGCCCCGTGTCTTTGGCATTTGGGCTCAAAAGTGAAAATGAAAATCGGTGGGGCTATTTTCTCGTCGCGTTGGTGAGTGCGCTCACCGTAATGTGCACTTTAACGCGTTCCTCCTATGTGGGTTTGTTCGTTTCATTGGCGGTTTTGGGTGTTCTGGTTTTTCCGATCAATCGAACAACCATGATGAAGTTCCTCGCTGTGGCTCTCGGAGGGTTCGTGTTGCTTGTTTTCGTATTTCCCAAAACTCCGATTTTTGCGCTCCAGTCCCCGTTGCTTCGTTTCACTGAAATTATCGATGCCATGAAAAGCGGTCAGCCGTATGGTCCTTGGCATCAACGTATTCTCATTTGGTCAAGCGCGTGGGATATGCTTTTGCAAAATCATTGGCTCGGAAAGGGTTGGGGGAGTTTTGAGCTTTTTTATCCCTTTTTCCAAGGAAAATATTTGTACGCGCCCCTGTTAAGCGGTTACCGGACCCATGCGAACAACGCGCATAATATTCTTATGGAACTCTGGTCCCAGTTGGGATTTTTGGGGACCGGTGTCGTGTTGTGGATGTTTGTGACCATGGTGGTGGGGGGATGGAGAATATTTCGCCGTCAAACCTTTGGTTTGGCTCAATATGTTTCAGCCGCCTTGCTGAGCGCCATGCTTGGAATGGTGGCCGATAATTTTTTTGGAAATGTCTCCATATTTTTTGCCACTCCCGCGTTCCTTTTTTGGTGGTTTGTGGGAGCATTGTTTAACCAGCAAGACAAAAACCTGTTGCCTCCTCGCCAAATTTCCCCCAGGATCGGCCGTCCCTTTCTAATTTTGTTTGGTGCCTTTTCTCTGCTTGTCGGGGTTTATTACTTCAAGCGTTGGAAACAGGAAATTTATTATTTCGAAGGTTTTCGGCAAGCGAAAAATGGGGATGTGGTGAGGAGTGTCAAAGCCTTGGAGAAGGCTTACGCGTGGTTCCCTGGAGAGGTCAATACGAATTATGAATTGGGAAACAGTTATGCCCGTTATGCCCAGATGATGTTGAATCAAGGTTTGCCTGAGGAAGCCGCGAGCTATGAGAAAAAAGCCATGGAGGGGTTCCTGGCCGCGCTGCGCGCAAACCCCGGGTATGATGAGATTTATTTCAATTTGGGCGTCACGCAATCCGGCGCGGGTTCAAAACAAGAAGCTCTCCGAAATCTTGAACTCAGTCTCTATATCAATCCCCTCTTGAAGGAATCCTATGGGGCTCTTGGGAATCTTTACCTTCAAATGAACGACACGGCTTCTGCGGCGAAAACATTTGCCCGAAGCGTGGAGGCTTTTCCAACAGATAAAGATTTGTGGAACAACTTGGGATACTGTTACAGTTTGCTTAAAGAACCTCAAAAAAGTTTTGACTCCTACAAAAAAGCCGTTCAAATTGACGCTGCCTTTCAACAAGGTTGGCAAAACCTGATTTTATCGGCTCAAGAACTTTTAAAAATTGACCCCCATAACAAAGAAGCCCGGGAAGCGGTTTCACTCCTCAATAAACCGCCGAGGTAATCAAGGCCGGTTTGATACAATCACCCCCTTAAAATTCTGATCGTTATTTGAGGAGTTCGTCATGTCAGGGCATTCACGCTGGGCCGGCATCAAACACAAAAAGGCCATCATTGATTCGAAGCGAGGTAAGGTTTTTACGCGAATCGCTCGAGAAATCACCATTGCCGCCAAACAGGGGGGCGGCAAACCGGAAAGCAATCCCCGCTTAAGGACCGCCATTGATGCGGCTCGAGCGGCGAACATGCCGCAGGACAATGTCAAACGCGCCATCCAACGAGGAACAGGGGAAATTCCAGGCATGGAATTTGTTGAGACCACCTATGAGGGATATGGACCGGGTGGTGTTGCCATCTTTATTGAGGCCACCACGGACAACAAAAACAGAACCACCGCCGAAATTCGCCATATTTTTTCTGAACATGGGGGAAGTTTGGGCGAGTCCGGAAGTGTGGGCTGGATTTTTGAGCCCAAGGGGTACATCACCATTCTTAAATCTTCCGCTGATGAAGAGAAATTAACCAACCTGGCCATTGAATGTGGCGCCGATGACATTAAAACAGATGATGAAGAGGTCTTTGAAGTTTTCACCTCTCCCGCCGATTTTGAAAGCATCAAGTCGAAATTAACCGAGGCGAAAGTTCCTCTGGCGAGCGCGGAAGTCAGTTTGATTCCAAAAAATACCGTGCCGCTGGAGGGAGACGTGGCCAAGCGATGTTTGGACCTGATGGATACGTTGGAGTCTCATGATGATGTCAAAACAGCCAACGCCAACTTTGAGATTTCCAAAGAAACCATGGAGAGAGCTTCTTCATAAGAATGAAAATAATCGGGATTGACCCGGGCTTGGCTCGTTTGGGTTGGAGCGTGTTGGAGGGTTCTCCCCAAGGGGTGGAATTGGTCCAATATGGATGCCTCGAAACATCCGCAAAACTGCCTTTGACAAAAAGATTGGAAGAAGTTTATGACCAACTCAAAGAGCTCATGCACAATCATCGACCCACGGTTTTGGCTTTGGAAACCCTGTTTTTCGTGAAAAACGCAAAAACTTTGGCTCAGGTGGGCCATTCTCGAGGGGTTATCTTGTTGGCGGCGGGTCAATTTAACCTTGACGTATATGAATACGCGCCCCGCCAAATAAAAATGGCCTTAACGGGATTTGGGGGGGCGGAAAAACATCAAATGCAAAACATGATACAGAGACTTCTTCAATTAAAAGAGATTCCCAAACCGGATGATGCGGCTGACGCGGTGGCGGTGGCGCTTTGTCATGCGCAGTACGCGCAGACGATGGGAAAATCATCGGTGACGGTATGATTGCGCAATTGAGAGGAAAAGTGGTTGATACGCATCTTGAAAAAGATGTGTTCCGAGTTGTTTTGGACGTCAATGGGGTCGGTTATGAGATCCTCATGGCGCCCTGCACGGAAGGGAAGTTGGGGGAAGGACAAGCGGTGACTGTCTACATCGTTGAATCCGTTACCGCTTTTGATGGCGCCACAACCTTGTATGGGTTTGCCACGCTTGAGGAGAAAGAATTTTTTACCCGCATTCGCCAAAATGTGGATGGCATGGGCCCCAAAAAAGCATTGGAGTGTTTGGATAAGATCAGCAAATCGAAACCGGATTTTAAACGAGCCATTATTGATGGCGATCTTCGTTTGTTGGTGTCGGTTTTTGGTTTCACAAAGAAAACGGCCGAAAAATTGGTGTTTGCGCTCAAGGGTAAAGTCGATCATTGGGCCGTTTCAGGCCCT is a genomic window of Elusimicrobiota bacterium containing:
- the ruvC gene encoding Crossover junction endodeoxyribonuclease RuvC — protein: MKIIGIDPGLARLGWSVLEGSPQGVELVQYGCLETSAKLPLTKRLEEVYDQLKELMHNHRPTVLALETLFFVKNAKTLAQVGHSRGVILLAAGQFNLDVYEYAPRQIKMALTGFGGAEKHQMQNMIQRLLQLKEIPKPDDAADAVAVALCHAQYAQTMGKSSVTV
- the ruvA gene encoding Holliday junction ATP-dependent DNA helicase RuvA: MIAQLRGKVVDTHLEKDVFRVVLDVNGVGYEILMAPCTEGKLGEGQAVTVYIVESVTAFDGATTLYGFATLEEKEFFTRIRQNVDGMGPKKALECLDKISKSKPDFKRAIIDGDLRLLVSVFGFTKKTAEKLVFALKGKVDHWAVSGPVKWAEAATQPKELEALSGLLNLGYDEAEARELVQKAKEQAGADASPEILIKQALQLLGGKIS
- a CDS encoding putative transcriptional regulatory protein, whose product is MSGHSRWAGIKHKKAIIDSKRGKVFTRIAREITIAAKQGGGKPESNPRLRTAIDAARAANMPQDNVKRAIQRGTGEIPGMEFVETTYEGYGPGGVAIFIEATTDNKNRTTAEIRHIFSEHGGSLGESGSVGWIFEPKGYITILKSSADEEKLTNLAIECGADDIKTDDEEVFEVFTSPADFESIKSKLTEAKVPLASAEVSLIPKNTVPLEGDVAKRCLDLMDTLESHDDVKTANANFEISKETMERASS